In Alteromonas sp. V450, the following proteins share a genomic window:
- the msrB gene encoding peptide-methionine (R)-S-oxide reductase MsrB, with translation MSDTDKNWRATLSDDEYRVCREAGTERPFTGVLLDEQRDGIYVCKCCEAPLFPSETKFDAGCGWPSFYKQLDEGNVDYREDLSHGMRRVEIFCKQCHSHLGHVFPDGPAPTGQRYCVNSLSMTFKGEDDSVIKG, from the coding sequence ATGAGTGATACAGATAAAAACTGGCGAGCAACACTTTCTGATGACGAGTATCGGGTTTGTAGAGAAGCAGGCACAGAACGCCCTTTTACTGGCGTGCTGCTTGATGAGCAACGAGACGGTATTTATGTGTGTAAATGTTGTGAAGCGCCTTTGTTTCCATCAGAGACAAAGTTTGACGCTGGCTGTGGTTGGCCTTCATTTTACAAGCAGCTTGACGAGGGAAATGTAGACTACAGAGAAGATCTCTCACACGGTATGCGACGTGTAGAAATTTTCTGTAAGCAGTGTCATTCACACCTAGGACACGTTTTTCCCGATGGTCCAGCGCCAACGGGCCAGCGTTATTGCGTAAATTCATTATCGATGACGTTTAAAGGTGAGGATGACTCAGTGATTAAAGGTTAA
- the gndA gene encoding NADP-dependent phosphogluconate dehydrogenase produces the protein MQNKGGNSHDNTQCDIGFIGLGVMGSNLTMNLVDHGYRVACFDLDQNKVDAILAKDASERAEGRAPRVEGCSSYTELLSKLKAPHLIIISVPAGDPVDHVCNHLIDAGIHADDIVVDTGNSLWTDSVAREEQYKGKFIFFSTAVSGGEVGARFGPSLMPSGNPYAWTRIEPVLKSIAAKVDPETGKPLESHTPGEPVTDGESCATYIGPVGAGHYVKMVHNGIEYADMQLICETYHVMRQALHMAPAEIAEVFRRWNEGKLNSYLMEISAEVLDQMDPETQQPLVDVILDRAGQKGTGLWTAVSALQVGSPAQTITSAVFARSISSLKDERLAASKVLSGPDATTFSDDEKVSIINKLEQALYCSKICAYAQGFQLMAMAGKEHGWTLDFGEIAKIWRAGCIIRAVFLQSISKAYEKNEELDNLLLDPYFAEQITQFQADWRESIAKATLAGVPCPAMMSALSYYDSYRTAVLPANLLQGQRDYFGAHTFQRVDKPAGKKYHIEWSDPARPQTAIKK, from the coding sequence ATGCAAAACAAAGGTGGTAATTCGCACGATAATACGCAGTGTGACATTGGTTTTATTGGTTTAGGGGTAATGGGTAGCAACCTTACCATGAACCTTGTCGACCATGGCTATCGCGTAGCTTGCTTCGACTTAGACCAAAATAAAGTAGACGCTATTCTAGCTAAAGATGCCAGTGAGCGCGCAGAGGGCAGAGCGCCCCGAGTCGAAGGCTGTAGTTCTTACACGGAGTTGTTAAGCAAACTTAAAGCCCCTCATCTTATTATTATTTCTGTCCCTGCCGGTGACCCGGTTGACCACGTTTGTAACCATTTAATCGATGCTGGCATTCATGCTGATGATATTGTGGTTGATACGGGTAATAGCCTATGGACAGACTCAGTTGCGCGAGAAGAGCAGTATAAAGGGAAATTTATCTTTTTCTCTACCGCTGTCTCTGGCGGTGAGGTAGGTGCACGGTTCGGACCATCGCTAATGCCGTCAGGCAATCCTTATGCATGGACACGTATTGAGCCGGTGCTAAAATCTATTGCAGCGAAAGTCGACCCTGAAACAGGCAAGCCGTTAGAAAGCCACACACCGGGAGAGCCTGTAACAGACGGAGAGTCTTGCGCAACCTATATTGGACCGGTTGGCGCGGGACACTACGTGAAAATGGTGCACAACGGAATTGAATACGCCGATATGCAGCTCATATGCGAGACCTACCACGTAATGCGTCAGGCGCTGCATATGGCACCCGCAGAAATTGCTGAGGTGTTTCGCCGATGGAATGAAGGTAAGCTGAACAGTTACCTAATGGAAATTAGCGCTGAGGTACTTGACCAAATGGATCCGGAAACCCAACAGCCACTCGTCGACGTGATACTCGATAGGGCAGGCCAAAAGGGGACGGGTTTATGGACCGCAGTGAGTGCTTTGCAGGTAGGCAGCCCTGCTCAGACTATCACTTCAGCGGTTTTTGCCCGCAGTATTTCAAGTTTGAAAGATGAGCGTTTAGCTGCAAGCAAAGTGCTTTCGGGCCCTGATGCAACAACGTTTAGCGATGATGAAAAAGTATCTATAATCAATAAACTAGAGCAAGCTCTTTACTGTTCAAAAATATGTGCCTATGCGCAGGGCTTTCAACTGATGGCAATGGCCGGCAAAGAGCACGGTTGGACACTTGATTTTGGCGAGATAGCGAAAATTTGGCGAGCAGGTTGTATTATCCGCGCAGTCTTTTTGCAATCTATATCGAAGGCGTACGAGAAAAATGAAGAGCTCGACAATTTGCTTCTAGACCCTTACTTTGCCGAGCAAATTACACAGTTTCAGGCGGATTGGCGCGAATCAATCGCCAAGGCGACGCTTGCAGGTGTGCCGTGTCCTGCAATGATGTCTGCATTAAGTTACTACGACTCTTATCGTACAGCGGTATTGCCTGCTAACTTATTGCAAGGGCAGCGAGATTATTTTGGTGCTCACACTTTTCAGCGTGTAGATAAGCCGGCAGGTAAAAAGTATCACATTGAATGGAGTGATCCAGCAAGGCCTCAAACTGCTATCAAAAAATAA